The genomic DNA GTCCAGGACGGTCAGCCCGACCGTCTCGCCCGCCCGCGCGGCCGCCTCGGCGTACGCCTCGGCGACCGGCAGCGGCACCACGCTGTCCTCGCGGCCCTGCACGACGGTGGTGGCGATGCCCGTGGGCAGCAGGGCGGCCGGGTCCGCCGAAGCGGCCCGCTCCGCGAACCGGTCGCCGCCGCCCAGGAGCTGCGCCACGGCGCCACCGCACACGTCCAGCTCCACCGCCCGCCCGAAGTGCGCGATCGGCGCGAGCGCGACGACCCCGCGCAGCTCGGGCGGCTCCGGCCGCCGCCACGGCGAACCGGCCGGCAGGACGTGCCGGGCGGCGGCCCACAGCGCGAGGTGGCCCCCGGCGGAGTGGCCGGTGACGACCGTGCGGCGCGGATCCGCCCGCGGCAGGTGCTCGGCGGCCAGTGCGGGCAGCGCGTCCAGCACCGCCGCCACGTCGTCGAACGTCTCGGGCCACCGCCCCGCCACCGGTTCCGTGCCCCCGGGCGCGGGGAGGCCGGCACCGCGCCGGTACTCGACGCTGGCGACGGCGAACCCGCGGCGGGCGAGGTGGTCCGCGAAGGGGGAGACGTGCCGCCGGTCGTACCGCGTCCGCCAGGCACCGCCGTGCAGGACGACGACGAGCGGGACCCGGCCGCCCCGGCCCCGGGGCGCGTGGAAGTCCACGACCTGGTCGGGGTGCGCGCCGTACGAGGCGGTGGAGTCGGGGTCGACGGCCGGGTGCGACAGGGCCGACGCCTCCTCGGCGGCGTCGCGGGCGGCGGGGTCGGGCATGCTGCTCGGCCTTTCGGTGAGGGGCCGGACCGGCCCGGCCTGCGGGGACCGTACCAGGGCGGAGGTCCCCGCAGGCCGGCTCGGACGGCGGCGCTACCGCCCGGCGCACACCTCCGCGAGCACGCGGGCCGCGCGCTCGGTGTCGGCGAAGCCCACGTACAGCGGGGTGAAGCCGAAACGCAGCACGTCGGGGCGGCGCAGGTCGCCCACGACGCCGCGCTCGATCAGCCGCGCCATGACGGCGGGCGCGTCCTCGCAGGCCAGCGCGACCTGGCTGCCGCGCTCCGCGTGCGCGGCCGGGGTGAGGGAGGTGAGCCGCCCCTCGGGGACGTACGCGCGGACGCACTCCAGGAAGAAGTCCGTCAGCGCGAGGCTCTTGGCCCGCACCTCGTGCACCGACACCCCGTCCCACACGTCGAGCGCCGCCTCCAGCGCCAGCATCGACAGGATGTCGGGCGTACCGACCCTGCCGCGCCGCGCGCCGTCCGCCGCCGCGTAGCCGGGGGACATCGCGAACGGGTCCGCGTGGGAGTTCCAGCCGGGCAGCGGCGAGTCGAAGCGCCGCTGGTGGCGCTCGGCGACGTACAGGTACGCGGGGGCGCCGGGCCCGCCGTTGAGGTACTTGTACGTGCAGCCGACGGCCAGGTCCACGCCGTTGGCGTCCAGGTCGACGGGGAGGGCGCCCGCGCTGTGGCACAGGTCCCACACCGCGAGGGCGCCCGCCTCCCGCACGGCGGCGGTGATGCCGGGCAGGTCGTGGAGGCGGCCGGTGCGGTAGTCGACGTGGTTGACGAGCGCGGCGGCCGTGCGCGGGCCGACCGCGGCCGGCACGTCGCCGGGTGCGACGGGCACCAGGCGGCGGCCGGTCATCCGGGCGGCGGACTCGGCGATGTACCCGTCCGTGGGGAACGTCGTCGCGTCCACGACGATCTCGTCCCGGCCGTCGCCGGCCAGGCGCACCGCCCCGACCAGCGCCTTGAAGACGTTCACGCTGGTCGAGTCGCCGACGACGACCTGACCGGGCGCCGCGCCGACGAGCGGGGCGATCCGCTCGCCGATCCGCTCGGGCGCGGTCCACCAGCCGCTCTCCTCCCACGAGCGGATGCGCAGCTCGCCCCACTCGTGGGCGACGACGTGCGCCATCCGGGCCGGTACGTGGCGGGGCAGCGCGCCGAGCGAGTTGCCGTCGAGGTAGACCACGCCGTCGTCGAGCGCGAACAGGTCGCGCCGCTCCGCCAGCGGGTCGGCGGCGTCCAGCTCGGCGGCCCGCGCCGCCGGGGCCGGAGCGGTCGGGGCCGGGGTGTCGCGGCCGTCGGTGTTCCGGATGAGGTCAGACATGGCTGCGGGCCGTCCACAGCTCGGGGAACACGTTCCTGCCGGCCCGCTTCTCCAGCCAGGCGACCCCGGCGGAGCCGCCCGTGCCGGTCTTGGAGCCCATCGCACGGCGGGTGGCGACCAGGTGGTCGTTGCGCCAGCGCCACACGAGCTCGGCCACGTCGGTGAGCGCCTCGCCCAGGTCGACCAGGTCACGGTGGTCCTCCGGGGCGGCGTACAGCTCGGCCCAGACCTCCTCGATCCGCTGCGACGGCTCGTACCGCTGCGTCAGGTCCCGCTCCAGGACCTCCGCCGGCACGGGCAGGCCGCGCCGCGCCAGCAGCCGCAGCACCTCGTCGTACAGGCTGGGCTCGGCGAGCGCCTTCTCCAGCTCGGCGTGGACGCGCGGCGCGCCGCGGTGCGGGACCAGCATGGAGGCGGACTTGTCACCCAGCAGGAACTCCATGCGGCGGTACATCGCCGACTGGAAGCCGGAGCCCTCGCCGAGCGCGGACCGGTACCGGTTGAACTGCCCGGGCGTGAGGCGGGCGATCGGGTTCCAGGAGGCGTTCAGCGCCTCCAGCTCGTGCGCCGAGCGGCGCAGGGCGGCCATCGCGTCGGGGATCCGGTCCTCGCGCAGCGCGCGGCCCGCGGTCTCCCACTCGTGGACGATGACGGTGAACCACAACTCCATCACCTGGGTGGTCACCAGGAACACCATCTCTCCGGGGTCGTCGGAGCGCGGGTGCTGGAGGTGGGTGAGGACGTCCGCCCGGACGTAGTCCTCGTAGGGCGTGGTGCCCGCGAAGTCCAGGTTCGGCGTGTCCGAACCGGTCTCGGGGCCGGCAGGGGTGGTAGGCGAAGTAGACATCGCTGTCTCCGTCAATGCGTGCTACCGGGTAGCGGTCCGCTCCTTCCGTGGGTGAGGGAGCCCCGGTCCCCTCGGGACCGGGCGTGATCCACGCCGTCGGTCCCGATCGCATCATGACACGAACACCTCTGCGGTGTAACGGCCGCCTTCGCGGGCCTGACACCGCCCCCGGCCTGCGGGGGCGGCGGGACGTCAGCCCAGGGTGTCGGCGGCGAGCGGGGAGGAGTCGCGCAGGAACGCCGAGCAGCGCTCGTACTCCTCCTGCTCGCCGATCTCCCGGGCCGCCCGCGCCAGGGCGTGCAGCGAGCGCAGGAACCCCCGGTTCGGCTCGTGCTCCCACGGGACGGGTGGAAGGTGTACCCCCATGGCAGGAGTGGCCGGACAGCCTCGCGACCCGGTTGCCGGAGCGGAACCCGGAGCGGGCGGGGGCCCCGCCAGGGCCTGCTCACGGAGTGGACGGGCCGGAAGCCCCTGACGGGCGAGGCGCGCAAACCCGCCAGGACACGTGCCGCTGTGCACGACGGCGGCGACCCGAGGGCCGCCGCGTCGGGGCGGTGGAGTGCCGGGCTTCCGCCCAGACCGACGGGATCCGAACTCACGGGTTCCTTCGCCCCGCACGCGGTTCGGTCCCGATCCCTGCCTGCGGGGTTACCGTTTCGCCCGGTCACAGCGCTGGTGTGTGGTGGGTTCGCACGATGTTGCGGAGGCGTGGCGGCGGGGCGGCTCGCGGGTGCCTCCACGTGGTGCAGATTTGTTGCACCTGCTTCGAAAACACCACCGGGTCTGCGCCGCAAGCCCGGGAATCAGCGCCGCTCAAACAAGTCATTTGCCGCCCCGCCTGCGGAGGCACCCTCCGGCGTGGTGGCATTGCTGGACGTCGGGATACCCGTGTCGACCGCTGCTCGCCGCTCCGAAGGGCATGGATGAGACACACCTTTCGCCATCTGTTCAGGACCCTTCCCCCGCTGTCTCGGCGGCACGTACGAGCCGTGGCCTGACCGACGCGGCCAGGCGGTGTCCAACGCGGACCGACCCGCGACAGAGACAGGCCGGACCACCCTTCGAACCATCGGGTGGACGAGGGTGGTCCGGTGGGTCCGGCTCCTGGTCAGTCTGCGGCCGGACGCCAGTGGGAGGCACCTCGCGCCGATGACCAGGCCCCACATCCCCAGATTCCAGCACTGAGGATCAGCACGCCACCCATGAGGTAGCCGAGTACCGGCCACGACAGCTGTGCGCCGACCACAGGGTCTGTGTAGGGACCGGAGAGCCAGAGGTACACGACCGCCCCGATGACGGCCGCGAGAACGGTGGGCATGAGCAGGACCCACGCCGCGACCGAGACAAAGAGTCCGCGACGCCCCGTGAGTACGCCGAGCGGGGCGAAGGACCTGCTGTGACGGAGGAACTCGGCGATGCTGTTGAGACCGATGGCCAGACCAACGACGATCAGCGCGAAGCAGCCGAGAAGCATGATCCAGTTCACCCGGGACTCGCGGAGCAGGGAGCTGCTCAGCCAGCCCCCGCCGGGAGCCTCCACCACGGTCGCCATGGCGAGGTGGCGGTTGGCCGCCCGCTTCACCGCGGCGACATCCAGGTCCTTCCCCGACACCGACATGAGCACCAGTTGGCTGGATTCCTCGGCTGACACCTTGCCGAGGAGCGGACCTTCCCTCAGCTGGATCTGCCCACTGGGGGCGTGCCACCGTGCGAGTTCGGCCAGCCTGTTGTCACGGTCCACGACTGTTGCCGGGGAGCTGTTCTTGCTGCACGCCCGGTGGATGACCCGGAGCTGCTCGCATGGTGCCTGAAGCACGGACTGTACGGTTCCGTCGGGAACCGGTCCAGTACGTAGGGAGAACACCGCCACGTCCTTGGGTACGTCAGCGAGAAAGGCCGGCGTGCGGGTGTCGCCCCGCGGTGTCGCGACGGTGACGACGCTCGTGCCGACGCGTTCGGCTGTCGCCTTGGCTGCGATCATGGGCTCGCTCAAGCGACTCGTGTTGAGCTGGACCTGGCCGATCAGACCGATGGCGACGACGAATCCGGCGACCAGCCGGGCGGTGACACCGGGTTGTGCGACCAGCCACCGTCCGGCGATCAGAGTGCCCCTGCCGCCGTACCGGCGTCCGATCCGCGTGAGAAGTCGTCCCAGGGCAGCGGCTGCCAGAGCGAGAACGGACGGCAGGGTAGCGAACACGGTCAGCACTCCCACGAAGTAGACGGCCAGGAACAACCTCGGGCTGTCGGCCGCGAGGAGTCCGGGACCTCTGGTCGCGAGCAGTAGTGCCACCGGAAAGAGCGCGGGCCACCAGCGGGGCATCCTGCGGCTTCCACCTCCGGGTCGGGTGGTGGGGTGCGACGTGTTGTGCCGGTGCAACACGATCACTACGAGAAGGACCAACAGAACGCACGCGAGGGCCGTCAGCACCAGCGGTACGGTGGCGGTGCGGGTGGTCTCGGCGGGGACGACGAAATCCGTGAACGGAAGGGTGGCACCCGCTGCGACCAGGGCCACGAGCCCTCCGAGGCCGAGCGCCGCGCCGAGGACGACCGGAAGCCCCGCTTCGCCCAAGTTGACCAGCGCCCGGGCCGTCGAACTGGCGCCGAGAGCGTCCAGCAAGGCCGCCCTTCGGTCCCGCGCCTCGCCGCCCACCCTGGCCGCGATCACCACGAGCACTCCGGCGGGGAAGATCATGAGACCGACGACGGCGAGCGCGAACAGCTCCAGGGGCTCGACGAACAGGGGATCGCCCACGAGGGGGCCCGGGGCACCGTAACCGGTGATCGTGAACATCCCCTCCTCGTCGACCAGGGGCTCGGAGGGTCGAACGTAGGCCAGTCGTTCCGAGGGGGTGGAGAGACCGGCCTCGCTGATTCGACCCGCGTCTCGTCCCAGCCGGTCCGTGATCCCTTCCACCGCGCCGACCTCCGCAAGGGCCGGTGACAGCACTGCCTCGCCTGGGCCGGGCCAGGCCTTCACACCGGGTGGCGGAGGGGCATCAGCGGACAGTGGAACCACCGAAATCACGGAGTACTGCAGGCCGTCCACCACATCGAAGCCCGGCTTCCACAAGGCGATGGGCTTCTCGGCGGGATGCCCTTCAAGCACACGCGGGCTGCGCGCTTCTGACTTCCGCGTCATGTCTTCGTACACGGCAGTAGCGGTGACGAGTGCTCCTCCGCCCAGCACGAGGGCCGCCGCCGCGCACAACAGTGCGACGGCTCTGATGAGGCCTCCGCGCGAGCCCGCGCCCGCGGCCCGGCCGACCCGCAGTAGCTGTACGCCCAGTCGTTTGCCCCCCATCACGCCTCACCGCCGGCCTCGTCGGTCAGGATCAGGCGCCCGTCCGACAGTACGAGACAACGATCAGCCCGGTTGGCGATCTCGATGTCGTGGGTGACGACCAGAAGCGCGCAGCCCCAGCGGTGGGGAACCGAGAAGAGCAGCTCGGCCACGGCATCTCGGTTGCGGATGTCGAGGGCACCCGTCGGTTCGTCCGCGAGGAGAATCGTGGGCTTGTTGATCAGAGCTCGCGCCACTGCGACTCGTTGTCTTTCTCCCCCGGAGAGCTGAGCCGTGGGAGTGCTGTCAGCGGGGACACCGAGCTCCTTCAGCAGTGTTGCTGCGTGGGCGTACGCCTCGGTGTGCGGAACGCTCGCCAGCAGTGCGGCCAGCGCCACGTTCTCCACCGGTGTGAGCTCCGGCAGCAGTTCACCGAACTGGAACACCACACCCATGTGGTCGCGCCTGTGTCGCGCCAGCTCGCGCCGACCCAGGCCGGTGATGTCCGTGCCCGCCACACTCACGGTTCCCTCCTGGGGCTTGACCAGCCCCAGAAGACACGCAAGCAGAGTGCTCTTGCCGCTCCCGCTGGGTCCCATGACCGCTACGGACTCACCGACCGCCACGTCGAATTCGGCGCTCTCGAGCAGTTGCCGGTCCCCGATCCGGCAGGACAGTCCATGCACGTCGAGGGAGGGCCTACCCGTTCCCTCCGTGCTCCGGCTCATGGCCGTAACGGCGGCCCCTCTGTCTGACATCCCAACCTCATTCGCGTGAACGGAATCGGGCCGACCGCTGAATGCGGTCGGCCCGATGACTTGAGCAGGCGGAGCCGATGATTACAACTTACGGCAATCAGCTCCGGCCACGATCACGCAGCCCAGGGGCCGCAGGTGTCGGACGCCCACTGTTCCTGACGGCACGCGCGAATCTGGTAGATCGACGTACCCCCGGTCGAGGACACGACAGTACCGGCACCACTTTTGTTCCAGAGAGTCTTGGTGACGCCCGGATCCGCCTTGCGGTAGTACTCCCCGTAGGCGGAGCGGCTGTCACCGCTCGTGTCCTTTACATTGGCGGTGTCATTGGACACGCTCTTCGTCGAGGTGTACGCGTAGGAGCCGGCCGTCGACGAGCTCAGCGCGAACGCCGGGGCGCTACCCAGAACGGCCACCGGGCCAGCGCCGGCTACCGCGAGGCGTGCAATTCTCTTGTTCATCTCGTTCCCTCCCTGAGGCCCTGACGGGCCTCCTGTGACGGGCTCTCGCATGAGAACCCCGGAGAGGGGTCGAACACTTTGCGGGGTCGAATATCCACCGCAGGCGAAGCCATTGACTGAAACGTTTCTCCAACTCGACTTCAATGACTTAAACATGATCTTGGAATGGGAACGTCCGCTCGTGCGTGCAGGAGGCACCGCCCGCCTTCGGCCGAGTGTCACCTTGCACGCCGTTGGCGGGGTAATCGCGGCCCAGGAAGGCGGCACGTTCCTCTCCTGTCGACATTTGACCGCGTGAACAGGCCGTCAGCTGGCAGGCCGACGCGGCTCGACGGCCGTGGGCCGTTCGTGGTTCGAATGTTCGTCGGGGGCGACTCCATCGCGCGGCTGACGCGTGCATCTCACCAGGCTGGTTCCGGCTGTGTTGCCAAAGAGCCTTTTCCATCCTCAGTTCGTGCTGGTGAGGTGAAGGGTGAGGACTGCCTGGACGAGGCGGGTGATGCGGGTGGTCGAGCAACGTATCTTGCGCAGGAGGCGCCAGGTCTTCAGACCCGCGATGGCAGGTTCGACAAGGGCCCGGATCTTCGCGTGGGACCGGTTGACGGCCTGCTGACCTGCAGAGGGCCGCTCCCAGCGGCCCCAGATGGGGACACGGACTGCAGCTCCGGCTCCTCGGTAGCCCTTGTCCGCCCAGCAGGGGACACCGGCTTCGGCGAGAGCCTCGATGATGCCGTGCTCGCGGGCGGCGCGGATGTCGTGGATGGCGCCTGGCAGGGCCGGTGAGGCCCCCAGGAGTCTGCCCGCCGGGTCCGTGAGGATCTGCACGTTCATGCCGTGCTTCTTGTGCTTTCCGGAGTAGAAGGGCCGGTCCACAGCGGTCCGGTCGATCGGCAGCAGCGTCCCGTCCAGCAGTACGAACGCCTTCGACGATGCGGTCCGTACTGCTTCGGCAAGGCTGGGAGCGAGTGCGGCCAGGACCTCCACGGCCTCGGTGATGTACCGGTAGGCGGTCGTGGTCCCGATATCGAACCCGGCCGCGAGGTGGGCGTACGGGTGGCCGTGGCGCAGGTGGGCGAGCGCGAGCAGAGCCTGCCGGCCGGCGTTCAGCCGACGCCACCGGCTGCCGATCGCACGGCGGCGTTCACGAAGACGGGCGGTGAGGAAACGAAGATGCGCGCTGGACAGGTCCAGTCCGGACGGGTAGACAAGCATGTGAAGCCTCTGGCGGAACAGGTGATCTTGGTCGTGAACCCGTCTACCAGGGGCTTCGCTCGTTTGTCACGCCAACCGCCAGACTGGATCCGCAGGTTGGAAAGGGCTCACTGACGTTTTCTCAGCGAAATAATCTTCGGGAAGTGGGTTGATCAGGGCGTTAAGGGTTGGGTCGGACAGCGGTGGCCCGGGTGCGGACAGACGTGAAGCCTTTGGTAGGACGGTTCTCACCACAAGATCGTCCGTTGCACCAGAGGCTTCACGTTGGTCACCTATGTTGCCATGCTCGACGTCCCGCGCCACGTGGTGGAATACGTGGCCCGGCTGCTGGCCGGCCACCGCCGCCGGATCGGCACCCCGAAGGGCTCCCGGGCGTTGAGCCCGTTCCGGCAGGCCGTCTTCGTGCTGCGCTGGTTCCGCGAGGCCGGCTGCGTGCACTGCCTGGCCCGCGATGCGGGAATCTCGCAGGCCACCGGCTACCGCTACCTCCACGAGGCAATCGACGTCCTGGCCGACCAGGCCCCCGAGCTGCATGAGGTGCTGGACCGCTGCCGCGCGCGGCAGATGAGCCACGTGGTGCTGGACGGCACCCTGGTCTCCTGCGACCGTGTCGCCGGGACTACCGAGAAGGGCAACGACCTGTGGTACTCCGGCAAGGCTCGGCACTTCGCCGGGAACATCCAGTTCGTGGCCGCACCCGACGGCACCCCGCTGTGGGTCTCCGACGTCGAACCCGGATCCGTCCACGGCCTGCGTGCCGCCCGCATCCATGCCCTGCCCGCCTTGTACGCGGCGGCCCGCGCCGGTCTGCCGACGCTGGCCGACGTCGGCTACACCGGCGCCGGCAAGGGCATCCACACCCCGTTCCGTCCGCACCCCGACATCGCTTCCCCGCTCGCGCCGGACAACCGCGCCCACAACCGGCTCCTGCGCGGCATCCGGGCCCTGGGCGGCATCCGGGCCCTGGGCGAACGGGCCGCCGCTGAACTCAAGCAGCGCTGGCGCGCGCTGCAGCACGTCACGCTCAGCCCCAGCCGGATCGGACGCATCGCCCAAGCCGCACTCGTCCTCAACAACTCATGGAAGTGACAACCGCTGAGAAAACGTCACTGTGCGATCTGACTCCTTGTCCTGCCAGGAACATACAATCGATGCCCGCCGGACTCCTTCCAGGAAGTCTCTACCGCCTTACGGAAATCGTCGATTTCTTCCGCAACCAGCGTCCTGCGGCCCCCGCAGTTCCATCCGTACGGTGCCCGGCCGCCGGGGAGCCTACCCTGCGTCGCCGGCCCCAGGTGCTTGCGCGTCGTACGTCGTGAGGCGCCCGCCGAGGACTTGTCGACAACGGTGACCTCGATCCGTGCGACGAACCGGCCGCTCTGCGTGGAGAGGTCGATGTTCGACGCGGAGACGGAGTCGAAGACGAGGTGGTACTTCCGCGCTCGGCGTCCCCGTACTCGTGGACCCGTGCCTCCGGTTCGCGCGACCGGCGTGTGAAACGATCGATGTCCCAGACGACGACACCGTCGATCCACCCGACCTTCAGGTCTTCCAGCATCTGCCAGGACTCGGGGCGTACCGTCGTGTGCTTGTACGCGGAGAGGTCGTTGCCCTCGTAAATCCTGGTGACATCCCGCCTCGGGCAACGCAGTACAGTCGGCGGTCCTCCTCTTTCCTCGCGACGCCCGGCCCTTCAGTCTCGCCACCCTTGCTGATCCGGATGCGAACGCCCACTTGTACGGCCACGGAAGTCCCCCGCCGTGCCGCCATGCGCCGGACCGTCGCATATCGCCACCGGTTGCGCCCGGCGTCGTTCCCATCTCCACTTGGACCACGGCCGATTCTCCTTGCGGGCACTCCGGACACCCGCCCCCGGGTGGCAGACTGCTTCCATGACGACGCACAAGAACCTGCTCGGTGGCCCGGAGCCGACCTACCTGCCGGAAAACGAAGAGGCGTACCGCCTCCTGAATGAGGGATCCCGGTCACCGGTCGAAGTGGTGGCGAAGGACCCCACGTTCTCGCTCGCCTGGGCGATGCTCGCCGACGATGCTTTCGAGGCGGGCCGAGTGATCGAGTCGTACGCGTACGCGCGCACCGGTTACCACCGTGGTCTGGACGCATTGCGCCGGGCCGGTTGGAAGGGGCACGGCCCCATCCCTTGGGAGCACCGGGCCAACCGCGGGTTCCTGCGCTGCCTTGCCGCCCTCGCCCGTGCCGCCGGCGAGATCAACGAGAAGGACGAAACGGAGCGGTGCTGGCAATTCCTCAAGGACAGCAGCACCGAGGCATACGCCGAGCTGAAGCGGTAACGATCACCGCAGTCGGGATATCCGTGCCTCTGTCGCTCAGGAAACGGCGGCATGGAACGGGGAAGGCGCACGATCACGCGTAGTGCTGTGCTCCCACGGCACGGGGCCGTGGCCCTTCCAGCCGCTGCGGCGCAGCGTCCAGGCCCCGGTGGTAGCCGGTGCGGGCGTACGCGTACGACTCGACGGTGCGGCCGCCCTGGTACGCCGCGTCCGCGAGGTGTGCCCAGGCGAGCGAGGACGCAGGGTGCTTCGCGGCCACCTCCTCGGGCGCGGTGCCGGACGCCAGCAGCTCGCGCGGCTCCGGGCCGTTGGGCAGGTGGGTGAGGGGTCGGTCTCCCCAGGAGGTTCTCGTGAATGGCCATCCCAGTCTCCTACGGCCGGCCGGGCCGCCACACGGGTCGGGGTGCGGACCACCGCGTCGGCCCCGCGGGCGGCCAGGGCTGATCCGCGCGGAGCCCTTCGCCGTGTACGCGTGTCAGGCCGGACGGGGCGAGGGCCGGCCGTCTCCGACGTCCGCGCTGCGGCGGCGCGCCCACCGGTCCCTCACGGTCTCCGGGACGGCCAGCACACCGACGGTCGGTGTGGTCGGACACGCCCCGCTCGACGCGTGGGCGGACCCCTGCCCGGCACCTCGGGCGCCGGGCAGGGGTCCGTGCCGCAGACCGTGGGCGACCCCGGGTCCGGCACCCCGTGCGGCTCGGGCGGTGGTCCCACCGGAAGGAGCCGGTGCCGCGTGGCACGCCCGCCGCACCGAATCCGTACGTGGTGCCGCGTGCCGTGGGGCTCCTGCGGAGCGGGCCCGATGGGCGGTGCCGGGCCCGGTGCCGTGGTGCCCTACTTCAGCTTCGTCCCCGCGGAGCGCAGCGCCCGGCACGCCTCGACGACGCGCTCGGCCATGCTCGCCTCGGCGAGCTTGCCCCAGCTGCGCGGGTCGTACGCCTTCTTCGAACCGACCTCGCCGTCGACCTTCAGGACACCGTCGTAGTTCCTGAACATGTGGTCCGCGACCGGGCGGGTGAAGGCGTACTGCGTGTCGGTGTCGATGTTCATCTTGACGACGCCGTTCTCCAGCGCCGTGGAGATCTCCTCCTGCGTGGAGCCGGAGCCGCCGTGGAACACGAAGTCGAACGGGTCGGCCTTGCCGAAGCGCTCGGCGACACCCTGCTGGAGGTCCTTCAGCAGCTCGGGGCGGAGCACGACGTTGCCCGGCTTGTACACGCCGTGGACGTTGCCGAAGGAGGCGGCCAGCAGGTAGCGGCCCTTCTCGCCCAGCCCGAGGGCCTCGGCGGTGCGGATCGCGTCGTCGACGGTCGTGTACAGCTCGTCGTTGATCTCGTGGGAGACGCCGTCCTCCTCCCCACCGGTCGGCGTGATCTCGACCTCGAGGATGATCCTGGCGGCGGCGGCCTGGGCGAGCAGCTCCTGGCCGATGGCCAGGTTGTCGGCGAGGGTCTCGGCGGAGCCGTCCCACATGTGGGACTGGAACAGCGGGTTCTCCCCCTTGGCGACGCGCTCGGCGGAGACGGCGAGCAGCGGGCGCACGTAGCCGTCGAGCTTGTCCTTGGGGCAGTGGTCGGTGTGGAGCGCGACCGTGATGCCGTACTTCGCGGCGACGACGTGCGCGAACTCGGCCAGGGCGACCGCGCCGGTCACCATGTCCTTGTTGTGCTGTCCGCCCAGGAACTCCGCGCCGCCGGTCGAGATCTGGATGATGCCGTCGCTCTCGGCCTCGGCGAAGCCGCGCAGGGCGGCGTGCAGGGTCTGCGACGACGTCACGTTGATGGCCGGGTAGGCGAACTTGCCTGCCTTCGCCCGGTCGAGCATCTCGTTGTAGACCTCGGGGGTTGCGATGGGCATCTGTCCGCTCCTTGTGATCTGCGGTTGCGTGCGTTGCTGATCCCTGACCTGGGGGGCGACGTCATCGTCGCACCCATCTTCCCAGACGGGCTCCGAGGCTCCTTCCCCCGGACGCCCTCCGATGATGCGCGAGGCGTGCGCCGTTTCACGTGAAACGGCGCACGCCTCGCGGGTCGTGAGCGGGTCAGGCCAGGCCCAGCTCCTCCAGCGCGTACGCGTACCGGTACGGCACGCCGGCCGTCCCGCTGATCCTCTCGCCGGCGCCGGTCGCCCGGTCCACGATCGTGGCGACCGCGACGACCTCGGCACCCGCCTCCCGGACCGCCTCGACGGCCGTCAGCGGGGAGCCGCCGGTGGTGGAGGTGTCCTCCACCACCAGGACGCGGCGGCCCTTGACGTCCGGTCCCTCGACGCGGCGCTGCATGCCGTGCGCCTTGGCCGCCTTGCGGACGACGAACGCGTCCAGCGTGCGGCCGCGCGCGGCGGCCGCGTGCAGCATCGACGTGGCGACCGGGTCGGCACCCAGGGTCAGGCCGCCCACCGCGTCGTAGTCGAGGTCGGCGGTCAGGTCGAGCATGACCTGACCGACGAGCGGCGCGGCGGCGCCGTCCAGCGTGATCCGGCGGAGGTCGACGTAGTAGTCGGCCTCCAGACCCGAGGAGAGGGTCACCCTGCCGTGCACCACGGCCTTGTCCTTGATCTGCTGGAGCAGATCCGCTCGTACGTCCATGCCCCGAGCTTAAGCCGCGCCGGACGGGCCACACGTCAGAGGCGGCGCCACGTCCAGACCGACGCGACCTCCAGCGGGTCGATGGGGGTGACGAGGCGCGGCGCGGTGTTCAGTCCGTTCGGCGGGCCCGACTGGGGCTCCACGCACACGGCGGCCTCCTGCTCGTCGTACACGACGACCCACGGGACGCGGCTGGTCACCTTCAGCTCCAGCCGCCCCGGCCAGGTGAGGGTGGTGTCCACCCCGTCCGGCGTGCCGAAGCAGTCGTCCCACGGGCCGGGTCGGGGCGCGATGCGGCGGCCGGTGGGCAGGTGGTCCTCACCGCGCTCCTCCTGCCACTCGGGCGAGAAGTCGATCTCGACCGCG from Streptomyces sp. MRC013 includes the following:
- a CDS encoding FtsX-like permease family protein; the protein is MYEDMTRKSEARSPRVLEGHPAEKPIALWKPGFDVVDGLQYSVISVVPLSADAPPPPGVKAWPGPGEAVLSPALAEVGAVEGITDRLGRDAGRISEAGLSTPSERLAYVRPSEPLVDEEGMFTITGYGAPGPLVGDPLFVEPLELFALAVVGLMIFPAGVLVVIAARVGGEARDRRAALLDALGASSTARALVNLGEAGLPVVLGAALGLGGLVALVAAGATLPFTDFVVPAETTRTATVPLVLTALACVLLVLLVVIVLHRHNTSHPTTRPGGGSRRMPRWWPALFPVALLLATRGPGLLAADSPRLFLAVYFVGVLTVFATLPSVLALAAAALGRLLTRIGRRYGGRGTLIAGRWLVAQPGVTARLVAGFVVAIGLIGQVQLNTSRLSEPMIAAKATAERVGTSVVTVATPRGDTRTPAFLADVPKDVAVFSLRTGPVPDGTVQSVLQAPCEQLRVIHRACSKNSSPATVVDRDNRLAELARWHAPSGQIQLREGPLLGKVSAEESSQLVLMSVSGKDLDVAAVKRAANRHLAMATVVEAPGGGWLSSSLLRESRVNWIMLLGCFALIVVGLAIGLNSIAEFLRHSRSFAPLGVLTGRRGLFVSVAAWVLLMPTVLAAVIGAVVYLWLSGPYTDPVVGAQLSWPVLGYLMGGVLILSAGIWGCGAWSSARGASHWRPAAD
- a CDS encoding alpha/beta hydrolase, yielding MPDPAARDAAEEASALSHPAVDPDSTASYGAHPDQVVDFHAPRGRGGRVPLVVVLHGGAWRTRYDRRHVSPFADHLARRGFAVASVEYRRGAGLPAPGGTEPVAGRWPETFDDVAAVLDALPALAAEHLPRADPRRTVVTGHSAGGHLALWAAARHVLPAGSPWRRPEPPELRGVVALAPIAHFGRAVELDVCGGAVAQLLGGGDRFAERAASADPAALLPTGIATTVVQGREDSVVPLPVAEAYAEAAARAGETVGLTVLDGVGHFPLIDPAADACAVVAEEIAQLAW
- a CDS encoding ABC transporter ATP-binding protein; this translates as MSDRGAAVTAMSRSTEGTGRPSLDVHGLSCRIGDRQLLESAEFDVAVGESVAVMGPSGSGKSTLLACLLGLVKPQEGTVSVAGTDITGLGRRELARHRRDHMGVVFQFGELLPELTPVENVALAALLASVPHTEAYAHAATLLKELGVPADSTPTAQLSGGERQRVAVARALINKPTILLADEPTGALDIRNRDAVAELLFSVPHRWGCALLVVTHDIEIANRADRCLVLSDGRLILTDEAGGEA
- a CDS encoding tryptophan 2,3-dioxygenase family protein, with the protein product MSTSPTTPAGPETGSDTPNLDFAGTTPYEDYVRADVLTHLQHPRSDDPGEMVFLVTTQVMELWFTVIVHEWETAGRALREDRIPDAMAALRRSAHELEALNASWNPIARLTPGQFNRYRSALGEGSGFQSAMYRRMEFLLGDKSASMLVPHRGAPRVHAELEKALAEPSLYDEVLRLLARRGLPVPAEVLERDLTQRYEPSQRIEEVWAELYAAPEDHRDLVDLGEALTDVAELVWRWRNDHLVATRRAMGSKTGTGGSAGVAWLEKRAGRNVFPELWTARSHV
- the kynU gene encoding kynureninase, whose protein sequence is MSDLIRNTDGRDTPAPTAPAPAARAAELDAADPLAERRDLFALDDGVVYLDGNSLGALPRHVPARMAHVVAHEWGELRIRSWEESGWWTAPERIGERIAPLVGAAPGQVVVGDSTSVNVFKALVGAVRLAGDGRDEIVVDATTFPTDGYIAESAARMTGRRLVPVAPGDVPAAVGPRTAAALVNHVDYRTGRLHDLPGITAAVREAGALAVWDLCHSAGALPVDLDANGVDLAVGCTYKYLNGGPGAPAYLYVAERHQRRFDSPLPGWNSHADPFAMSPGYAAADGARRGRVGTPDILSMLALEAALDVWDGVSVHEVRAKSLALTDFFLECVRAYVPEGRLTSLTPAAHAERGSQVALACEDAPAVMARLIERGVVGDLRRPDVLRFGFTPLYVGFADTERAARVLAEVCAGR